Below is a window of alpha proteobacterium U9-1i DNA.
GCATGAGCGATCGCCGTACTCTCCGGCGGTTGAGCTGAATGCTCAATGAGGAAAGGCTGCTCGGATCGCTGAATCTACCCAAAATCGCCGCGCCGCTGCCTTCCCAAGCCGCGCTGCCGGCGCTATATCCGCCGCAACTGACTTGGTCCGCGCCCGGATCCGTCAGCCCGTTGCTCCATCTGGCCCGAGCGCCTGGCGACGACGCCGGGCGCTTTTGCATATCTGGAGCCTCCCCCATGACCGTCGTTCTGATGCCGAAGGCCACCGCCGTTTGGTTGATCGAGAACACCTCGCTCGCGTTCAATCAGATCGCCGAGTTCTGCGGTCTGCACCCGCTTGAAGTGCAAGGGATCGCTAACGAGGACGTGGCCAAGGGCATTCGCGGCGTAGACCCGATCGCCGGCGGCTTTCTGTCGCGCGAAGAGATCGCCAAGGGCGAAGCCAGCGACACCCACGTTCTAAAGCCGCTCGAGCAAAAGCGCATCGATCTGCCGCAAGTGAAGAAGAAGGGCGCGCGCTACACGCCGGTCGCGCGCCGCGGCGACCGCCCGGACGCCATCGCCTGGTTCCTGAAGAACCATCCCGAGGTCGCGGATTCCAAGATCGTAAAACTGATCGGCACGACCAAAGCCACGATCGAGCAAGTGCGCAATCGCACGCACTGGAACTCGCCGCAGATCAAGCCGGTCGATCCGGTTACCATTGGCCTGTGCACGCAGATTGAACTCGACGGCGTCGTTCAGGAAGCGGCCGCCGCGAAAGCCCGCGCCGACGCCCGCGCCGCCAAGGCTGGCGCCAAGACGCTGAAGAGCGCCCAGGAGACCGTGCCCGCTGAAACCTACGAGGACGCAGCGGCGAGCGACGACGCCCAATAAGCGACGCGCCGCAAAAGCGCCCATTTCAAATCCCCCGATGCGCAAGCCTCGGGGGATTTTTCATGCGCACATTTTTGCTCGCAGCCGGGATTGCGATCCCGTTTGTGTATTTTGCCAACCTGTTTGGCGTCGGCGCCATCACGCCAGGGTTTGACCAGGGCGCGCTGCTGCCGAGTGAGCTTGGCCGTGACGGCATGGCCAACGCAATGTTGTTCAACGCAGGGCTGATGGCGACAGGCGCTTGCGGCGTGCTGGCCGCGTTGGGACTTTTTCTCGCGCTGAGACAGAATAGTGGCGGGGTGATTCTCGCTGGCCTCACTGCGCTTTGCATGCTCGCTTTCGGCGTGTCGATGATCGTTTACGGCGTATTTTCGCTGCCGGATCCACGCCACTACAGCCCAAGCTTGCTCATCATCGCCAGCATGTTGGCGCCGTTGTTCGGCGCCTTCGCTCTGAAGCCTGGCGGCGCGGATCGATGGATCTTGCTTGCGGGCTTCGTCGCCGGGCTTGGCATGATTGCGCTCAGCGCTGGTCTTGGCGGCTTCGCCACGGAGCAGAACGTCGGTTGGATCGTGCGTGCGCACGGCGCCATTGCCTTCGCAACATTCGCGTATCTGTGCTGGGCCGTCTTGCGCCGTGCGCGCTAAGTTTCGATCAGCACGCGGCCGACCAATTGCTCGAACGCCTCCTGCATCCGTTGCGGCGTGTGCTTGTGGCCGCCTTCGCGCCACCATTTAAGCAGCGCGATGAAACCGCCCGCGATGAACACCGCGGCCTCCTGGCGTTGTACGGGTGACCAGTCCGGCCTGCGGCGCTCGAGATTGGCTTCCGCAATCTCGCGTAACTTCAACTCCGCCGCCCGCATCTGGCGCGCGTAAACGGTTGAACGCGTCATGGCCGCCGAAAGCCCCCGCGCATCGCCGATATGAGTGAACAATGCGCGCGACGGCAACACGTCGGTGCGATCGGGATAGCGCTCCGCGTAGGCTGCTTCCGTGCGTGCGATCATATCAACGAACGAGCGCACCAGGAAATCGTCTTTTGACGCGAAGTGCTGGTAAAAAGTTGAGCGGCTGACGCCCGCCTCCTCGGCAATGTCGCTGACTTCCAGCGCATCGATATCGGCATCCTTCGCGCCCAGGCTGAACATGGCCTCGGCCAGCAGACGCCGCGTCCGTGCGGCGCGCCGGTCGATGCCTGTGAAAAGATCGGTTCCCGTTTTGCTATCGGACATCACCGCCCCTCATGTCCGCGAACAGCGCCGGACCTCATCGCCGGCGCAGTCTAGCCTTGATTGTTGCTGGCATATTTCAGGGGAACATCATGAGCATGGAACGGGCCGGCGGATTGGCTCTCGCGGTGGGCGCGATCGCCTACATCGCGTTGATGAGCGTTCACCCAAGCCACGCCGGCGGCAACCCTCAGTTCGGGCCCTTCACGCTGTCCGGCATCGTTCATGCGACGGCCCTCACGGTGAAGCCGATCCTGGTGTTTGGCTTCTTCGCGTTCTCGCGTTGGCTGAGCCTCGAGCGCCCGCTGGTCGCGCTCGGTTTCAGCTTTTACGCGCTCGCCGCGTTGTTCACGATGCTGGCGGGCACGATGAGCGGTTTGATGTTCCCGTACATGGTCGCCGCCGCGCATGCGCCTGGCGGCGACGTCGAAAGCATTCGTCTGCTGGCGCAATATACGACGTGGCTGAACCGCTCGTTCGCGCAAGTCCACTATGACTTCGTCTCTGTCGCCATCCTGATCTGGTCGATCGCTTGGCAGCCCAAGACACCGTACGGCTGGGGCGCGCGCGCGCTCGGCTTTGTGGTGGGCCTCGGCGTGCTTGGATGGCAATTCTCCGGAACAATGAATCTAGAAGCTCGCCAGGGCGCGCTGATCGTCACCGCGGCCCAAGGCGTTTGGACATTGTGCGCAGCGGCTGCGTTGTTGAGCGCGAGGAAGGGCGAATGACTATGATGCGTTTCGCCATTGCCGCGGTGCTGTTCGCCAGCGCCTGCAACAATGTCGCCGCGGACGCTCAATCAAGTGCGTCCATCGCCCTCGACATGACCGCGCCGCGCCCGACAGCACAATTGGTCATCGGCGACGCCGATCCTGTCACCGCGATCTTCGACACCGGCGCCGCGGCTAGCGTGTTGCGCTTGAGCTATGCCGAACGCATCGGCGTGCCGAACCAAGGCCCCGCGTCCGCGCACGGCCCGAACGGCGCGCCTGTCAGCGGCTTCCGCACGCGTATCGACGATGCCCGCCTCGGTGATGCAAGCTTCACCGGCGCGATGGCGGTTGCGCTCGACATTCCCTTACCGCTCGAAGGCGTCGACGCAATCATCGGGCCGGGTGTGTTTTCAGGCCGCTTGGTGCGCTTCGATTTTCCCGCTGGAATTGCTCATGTCGTGCCTCGCACGGCGGACAACACGCCAAGCGGAGAAGCCACGCCCTATCACGGCGAAAACACCCACGGCAGAGTTCGCCGCATTCCCGCCGTGCGCGTCGATATTCCTGGCGCTCCGGAAATTGTTGCGATCGCCGACTCCGGCTCCGCGCGCGGCTTGCTCTTGCCGCTGACACTCGCGCACAGTTTGCCGCTCTCGGAGCCGCTAACCTCTGGCGAGCCCGTGCGCATGGTCGGCGCGCAGTTTCCGAGCCTCACCAGCCGCATCAACGGCAATGTGCGCATCGGGCCGTTGACGATCGAGAACCCGCAGGTGCGCTTTGCTGACGGCATAGGCATGTCCGTCGTCGGCATGGAAATTCTACGCGACGCGATCCTGGTGCTCGACCCAGCCGAGCACCGATCTTGGTTGCTTGCCGCGGACTAAAGCCGCCAGCTGAGCGCGATGGCGCCGAAATCCTGGATCTCGGTTTGCGTCTCGAATTCCTCGCTGCGCGTCACCCAAGTGTAGGCGAGCCGCCAATCGCCGGCGCTGATGCTCACGCCGGCCTGGAGATCGCCCACCAGAGGATTGCGTTCCACCGAAGCGCTGTCTTCGAACGTGTTGCCATCGAGGAAGAGGTTGCGCGCCACGGCGCGGCCTTGCAGGCCGACAAACACGCTCCACGACAACGGCCCGCCGGTGAAATGCTCAACCCCGGAGAGCGACGGACGCACGCGCGGCGGCCCATAATCGTTGTCGATCCGTTGGCCGATGCGCGCGGCGATGCCAACGCGCGCCTCGTCACGCAGCGTGCCCACGGTAACGCCAGCACTCGGCGTCAAATCCATTTCGAGGCCGCCGGCGACATCGGCGAACACGCGCAACGCCCGCCAACGGCGATCGAAAGATACGGCGAACGCAACTTCATCGTTGAGCTGGCTATCCCAACCCAACGGCTCCGGCGCGCCGAGCAATTGGTGGATCCCGCTTTGCGCTTCCTCGCCCTGCGCGGATGGGCCTACGAGGCCCAGCTCCAACTCGTAGGTGTCGAGATAACGCGGCGCGCGGGCGCCGTTGGTAGGTTCTTCGACGCCCACCATCAGCTGCATATAAAGCCAGCCCGCGTACGGATGCTGATCAGGCGGCGCCGGCACGGCGGAGATATCCTGCGGCGTGAAGATCGACTGACCGAAGGCAATGCCCCAGAAATCCGGATTGGCGCCGGAGAGCGGCCGCGTGAAGCCGCCCGCGCCTTCCAGCCAATCGGGCACGCCTTCGCTTGGCGACACGTAAGCAAGCTTGATGCCCGAGGTGTAGTTGTCGTCGGCGCCCGAAGAGAGCGAGTCGTTTTCAACGACGAGCGACAGCACGCCCTTTTGCTCGGCCGGACGATCGCGTGCTTCGGCGATTTGCGGCGTCATCGCCGCGAGCAACGCCCAACCTGCCGCCCATTCCTTCAAGCGCGAGCGCTTCGCTACGCGATGATGTCCGGCGTCAGTCTGTCTTCGATCCATTGAATTTGGTCCCTCAGCACCAGCTTGCGCTTCTTCAGCCGCGCAAGCTGCAGCGCGTCGCCGCCGCTGTTCTGTGTTGCCAGAGCCATGATCGCGCTG
It encodes the following:
- a CDS encoding hypothetical protein (FIG00481961); the encoded protein is MTVVLMPKATAVWLIENTSLAFNQIAEFCGLHPLEVQGIANEDVAKGIRGVDPIAGGFLSREEIAKGEASDTHVLKPLEQKRIDLPQVKKKGARYTPVARRGDRPDAIAWFLKNHPEVADSKIVKLIGTTKATIEQVRNRTHWNSPQIKPVDPVTIGLCTQIELDGVVQEAAAAKARADARAAKAGAKTLKSAQETVPAETYEDAAASDDAQ
- a CDS encoding outer membrane protein, translating into MKEWAAGWALLAAMTPQIAEARDRPAEQKGVLSLVVENDSLSSGADDNYTSGIKLAYVSPSEGVPDWLEGAGGFTRPLSGANPDFWGIAFGQSIFTPQDISAVPAPPDQHPYAGWLYMQLMVGVEEPTNGARAPRYLDTYELELGLVGPSAQGEEAQSGIHQLLGAPEPLGWDSQLNDEVAFAVSFDRRWRALRVFADVAGGLEMDLTPSAGVTVGTLRDEARVGIAARIGQRIDNDYGPPRVRPSLSGVEHFTGGPLSWSVFVGLQGRAVARNLFLDGNTFEDSASVERNPLVGDLQAGVSISAGDWRLAYTWVTRSEEFETQTEIQDFGAIALSWRL
- a CDS encoding transcriptional regulator of TetR family, giving the protein MSDSKTGTDLFTGIDRRAARTRRLLAEAMFSLGAKDADIDALEVSDIAEEAGVSRSTFYQHFASKDDFLVRSFVDMIARTEAAYAERYPDRTDVLPSRALFTHIGDARGLSAAMTRSTVYARQMRAAELKLREIAEANLERRRPDWSPVQRQEAAVFIAGGFIALLKWWREGGHKHTPQRMQEAFEQLVGRVLIET